One genomic region from Labeo rohita strain BAU-BD-2019 chromosome 7, IGBB_LRoh.1.0, whole genome shotgun sequence encodes:
- the gjd6 gene encoding gap junction protein delta 6 yields the protein MAPSLSGQSCNMKTAVLAGNRAKVDLFQVLYFKRPVRRDMTEWTLLKRLLDAVHQHSTMIGRLWLTVMVIFRLLIVAVATEDVYTDEQEMFVCNTLQPGCPNVCYDAFAPISQPRFWVFQIITVSTPSLCFIIYTWHNLSKQPEAEQSKEAYDRSCDSDSCSIKSHKHLGHSLADVLEGIASQSTPALLETRAPSKSSSGVLSKYYIFHVCFRAVLEVGFVVAQWLLFGFHVPAHFVCTAKPCMQKVDCYVSRPTEKTIFLIFMFCVGVFCIVLNFLELNHLGWKMIKKSVLVKDGSWRGYGAINQDSQSIASLTFRDKTSTTSLPTLDLVVDHQPEWTCTGNCSAKKDKDTCRGTQSLKGKSQANKGRKSKQRSTEVWI from the coding sequence ATGGCACCTTCGCTCTCCGGCCAGAGCTGTAACATGAAAACGGCCGTCCTTGCTGGCAACAGAGCTAAAGTGGATCTATTTCAGGTGCTGTACTTCAAGAGGCCGGTGCGCAGAGACATGACAGAATGGACGTTGCTCAAGCGGCTGCTGGACGCCGTGCACCAGCACTCCACCATGATCGGACGCCTCTGGCTGACGGTCATGGTGATTTTTCGCCTGCTCATCGTGGCCGTGGCCACCGAGGACGTCTATACGGACGAGCAGGAGATGTTCGTATGCAACACCCTTCAACCGGGATGTCCAAACGTCTGCTACGACGCCTTTGCTCCAATCTCGCAGCCTCGGTTCTGGGTCTTCCAGATCATCACGGTGTCTACGCCTTCGCTTTGCTTCATCATCTACACCTGGCACAACTTGTCCAAGCAGCCGGAGGCTGAGCAATCGAAGGAGGCGTATGATCGCAGCTGCGACTCAGATAGTTGCTCCATTAAGTCGCACAAACATCTCGGACATAGTCTTGCTGACGTCCTCGAAGGCATCGCCAGCCAAAGCACACCAGCGTTGCTGGAAACCAGGGCTCCATCCAAAAGCTCCTCAGGCGTGCTTTCCAAGTACTACATCTTCCACGTGTGCTTTCGTGCCGTCTTAGAAGTCGGTTTTGTAGTGGCTCAATGGCTCCTCTTCGGTTTTCACGTTCCTGCTCACTTTGTGTGCACGGCGAAGCCTTGCATGCAGAAGGTCGACTGCTACGTCTCACGTCCCACTGAGAAAACCATCTTCCTGATCTTTATGTTTTGCGTTGGCGTCTTCTGCATCGTCCTTAACTTCCTAGAGCTCAATCATCTGGGATGGAAGATGATCAAGAAGTCGGTGCTTGTGAAGGACGGCTCCTGGAGGGGATACGGCGCTATAAACCAAGACTCACAATCGATAGCCTCGCTGACTTTCAGAGACAAGACCAGCACTACTTCTCTTCCTACTTTAGATCTAGTCGTAGACCACCAACCTGAGTGGACCTGCACTGGCAACTGCTCAGCAAAGAAAGACAAGGACACCTGCAGGGGAACACAATCGCTCAAGGGTAAATCACAAGCAAACAAAGGAAGAAAATCAAAGCAGAGGAGCACTGAGGTttggatataa